A single Streptomyces sp. 2114.4 DNA region contains:
- a CDS encoding MFS transporter, which yields MTTAMGAALRRIQLGNALSAFGSGFTVPYLYVYVAKVRDLGASTAGAVLALLAVAALVVLPLTGRAIDRRGPLPVAIAGTVSAAIGSLGIGLSATEPLVIASAIALGAGIAVIQPALATMIVWCSTTLTRSRAFATQFFLNNLGLGVGGLVGGLLVDEAHASSFVRLFAIEAVMFLVLGAAVASVRLPRSPKVEDAVPTEERARGAWRAMFADRRMVWLCVLGFVLFFACYGQFESGLAAYATEVTRIPPAGLGIALAANTAAIVAAQFVVLKLVERRRRSRVMALVGVVWTVAWLAAGLSGLVHGAQVVATTLLISTYALFGIGESMLSPTVAPLVADLAPASLIGQYNSAFALVKQLALALGPAVGALMVGHGMYGAYIGMLVVCALGITALSLWLGRMLRPAQDNPHRAVAASLPAARVPAEAEAVACGA from the coding sequence GTGACCACCGCGATGGGCGCCGCGTTGCGCCGGATCCAGCTCGGGAACGCGCTGAGTGCGTTCGGGAGCGGCTTCACCGTTCCGTATCTGTACGTCTATGTGGCGAAGGTGCGGGATCTTGGCGCGAGCACTGCCGGTGCGGTGCTCGCCCTGCTGGCGGTGGCCGCGCTGGTCGTCCTGCCGCTGACCGGTCGCGCCATCGACCGGCGAGGGCCCCTGCCGGTGGCCATCGCCGGCACGGTCTCCGCCGCCATCGGTTCCCTGGGGATCGGGCTGTCCGCCACCGAGCCGCTGGTCATCGCGTCGGCCATCGCGCTCGGTGCCGGGATAGCGGTCATTCAGCCGGCCCTCGCGACGATGATCGTATGGTGCTCGACGACGCTGACGAGGTCGCGGGCGTTCGCCACCCAGTTCTTCCTGAACAACCTGGGGCTGGGCGTCGGCGGGCTGGTCGGCGGGCTGCTGGTCGATGAGGCGCATGCGTCGAGCTTTGTGCGGCTGTTCGCCATCGAGGCCGTGATGTTCCTGGTGCTCGGCGCGGCGGTGGCGTCCGTACGGCTGCCGCGGTCGCCGAAGGTCGAGGACGCGGTGCCGACCGAGGAGCGGGCCAGGGGTGCCTGGCGGGCGATGTTCGCCGACCGGCGGATGGTGTGGCTGTGTGTCCTGGGGTTCGTGCTGTTCTTCGCCTGCTACGGGCAGTTCGAATCGGGGCTGGCGGCCTACGCGACCGAGGTCACCCGCATACCGCCGGCCGGCCTGGGCATCGCGCTCGCGGCCAATACGGCGGCGATCGTGGCGGCGCAGTTCGTGGTGCTCAAGCTGGTCGAGCGGCGGCGGCGCAGCCGGGTGATGGCGCTGGTCGGGGTGGTCTGGACGGTGGCGTGGCTGGCCGCCGGGCTGTCCGGGCTGGTGCACGGCGCGCAGGTGGTGGCGACGACGCTGCTGATCTCGACGTACGCACTGTTCGGTATCGGTGAGTCGATGCTGTCGCCGACGGTGGCTCCGCTGGTGGCCGATCTGGCGCCGGCTTCCCTGATCGGGCAGTACAACTCGGCGTTCGCGCTGGTCAAGCAGCTGGCGTTGGCGCTCGGTCCGGCTGTGGGCGCGCTGATGGTGGGGCACGGGATGTACGGGGCGTACATCGGGATGCTCGTGGTGTGTGCGCTGGGGATCACGGCGTTGTCGCTGTGGCTGGGGCGGATGCTGCGTCCGGCGCAGGACAATCCGCACCGTGCGGTGGCGGCCTCCCTGCCCGCGGCGCGGGTGCCGGCCGAGGCGGAAGCCGTGGCCTGCGGGGCCTGA
- a CDS encoding SpoIIE family protein phosphatase, producing the protein MIFTRWSAKFPGTQRRAAARSDRAAPRPASGTPAAPPTASPAPSAVPAADGGTPAAPTAATTGSVPAARAEHAEATASREPTPATLPPTVDALSVHDILGTIPALVAVVYGPEHRLAYVNGAYAGVFGPRPAGRTAREALPELGALGLLPLMDQVLRSGKPRTVKSRKVPGGTGGDRTRDGYYTFTCTPIEVAASGPAPDPEVACVAPHKGVLVFGAEVTDQIESAERLRVSEARQREAAVTLQRSLLPQELEQPDDLCVAATYQPGGTDAAVGGDWYDVITLGAGRTALVIGDVMGRGVRAAAVMGQLRTAVRAYARLDLPPHEVLQLLDGLAAEIDANQIATCVYAVHDPNEGRLVYASAGHLPILVRDVDGTVIRAAEPTGPPLGTGGWLHTSGSVPLGPGSSAVLYTDGLVERRDKDIDHGVEALERAFAGAAGAPDIVCDRLLRSLGITASHDDDVAILVLQHPQRTGHDAELFHNAALELLGGTEAAPRARAFASGVLASWRFPPELHDLGVLAASELVANSLQHGTPPMRLRLRRTDRRLIVEVTDGDDHLPRRRRAEPADEAGRGISIVATIASSWGSRRTPGGGKAVWCEFALPR; encoded by the coding sequence GTGATCTTCACGCGCTGGAGCGCCAAATTCCCCGGTACCCAACGGCGTGCCGCCGCGCGGTCCGACCGCGCCGCGCCCCGCCCCGCGTCCGGCACGCCGGCCGCACCGCCCACCGCGTCCCCGGCGCCGTCCGCCGTGCCCGCGGCGGACGGCGGCACGCCCGCCGCACCGACGGCCGCGACCACGGGCTCCGTCCCCGCGGCCCGCGCCGAGCACGCGGAAGCCACGGCCTCCCGGGAACCCACCCCCGCGACCCTGCCGCCCACGGTCGACGCCCTGTCCGTGCACGACATCCTCGGCACCATCCCCGCCCTCGTCGCCGTCGTCTACGGCCCCGAGCACCGCCTCGCCTACGTCAACGGCGCCTACGCCGGCGTCTTCGGCCCCCGCCCGGCCGGCCGCACCGCCCGCGAAGCCCTCCCCGAGCTCGGCGCCCTCGGCCTGCTCCCCCTGATGGACCAGGTACTGCGCAGCGGCAAACCGCGGACGGTCAAGTCCCGCAAGGTGCCCGGCGGCACGGGCGGCGACCGCACCCGCGACGGCTACTACACCTTCACCTGCACCCCGATCGAGGTCGCCGCCAGCGGCCCGGCGCCCGACCCCGAGGTCGCCTGCGTCGCCCCGCACAAGGGCGTCCTGGTCTTCGGCGCCGAGGTCACCGACCAGATCGAGTCCGCCGAGCGCCTGCGCGTCAGCGAGGCCCGCCAGCGCGAGGCCGCGGTCACCCTCCAGCGCTCCCTGCTGCCCCAGGAGCTGGAGCAGCCCGACGACCTCTGCGTCGCCGCCACCTACCAGCCCGGCGGCACGGACGCCGCGGTCGGCGGCGACTGGTACGACGTCATCACCCTCGGCGCCGGCCGTACGGCCCTGGTCATCGGCGATGTCATGGGCCGCGGGGTGCGCGCCGCCGCGGTCATGGGCCAGCTGCGCACCGCCGTCCGCGCCTACGCCCGCCTCGACCTCCCGCCCCACGAGGTCCTGCAGCTCCTGGACGGCCTGGCCGCCGAGATCGACGCCAACCAGATCGCCACCTGCGTCTACGCCGTCCACGACCCGAACGAGGGCCGGCTGGTCTACGCCTCCGCCGGCCATCTGCCCATCCTCGTACGCGACGTGGACGGCACGGTCATCCGCGCCGCCGAACCGACCGGACCGCCCCTGGGCACCGGCGGCTGGCTGCACACCTCCGGATCCGTCCCCCTGGGCCCCGGCAGCAGCGCCGTCCTCTACACCGACGGCCTGGTAGAGCGCCGCGACAAGGACATCGACCACGGCGTCGAGGCCCTGGAACGCGCCTTCGCCGGTGCCGCCGGCGCCCCGGACATCGTCTGCGACCGCCTGCTGCGCTCCCTGGGCATCACCGCCAGCCACGACGACGACGTCGCCATCCTCGTCCTCCAGCACCCGCAGCGGACCGGCCATGACGCCGAGCTGTTCCACAACGCCGCGCTCGAACTCCTCGGCGGCACCGAAGCGGCCCCGCGCGCCCGCGCCTTCGCCTCCGGGGTCCTCGCCTCCTGGCGCTTCCCGCCCGAGCTGCACGACCTCGGTGTGCTGGCCGCCAGCGAACTGGTCGCCAACTCCCTCCAGCACGGCACCCCGCCCATGCGCCTGCGCCTGCGCCGCACGGACCGCCGGCTGATCGTCGAGGTCACCGACGGCGACGACCACCTCCCGCGCCGCCGCCGCGCCGAACCGGCCGACGAGGCCGGCCGGGGCATCTCCATCGTCGCCACCATCGCCTCGTCCTGGGGCTCCCGCCGCACCCCGGGCGGCGGCAAGGCCGTCTGGTGCGAATTCGCACTGCCCCGCTGA
- a CDS encoding NAD(P)/FAD-dependent oxidoreductase has product MYTALRLQRKLKQELHRGTVEIIVVDPEPYMTYQPFLPEAAAGSISPRHVVVPLRRVLPRCKVVIGEVTALDHDDRRATITTLAAEETGNGAVEVEYDELVLAPGSVSRTLPVPGLADVGIGFKTVEEAIGLRNHVLAQLDIASSTRDPAVRDAALTFVFVGGGYAGVEALAELEDMARYAVRYYHNIQPEDMKWILVEATDRILPEVGPDMGRYAVRELRARNIDVRMETRLESCEKRVARLSDGSRFPTRTLVWTAGVKPHPILAATGLPLNAHGRLRCTAALRVDGVEHAWSAGDAAAVPDLTAAPPTKPDEPRALCAPNAQHAVRQSKVLAENIAAAVRGGPVQDYAHSYAGSVASLGLHKGVAHVYGRKLKGYPAWFMHRAYHLSRVPTFNRKARVLAEWTLAGLFKREIVSLGSLENPRAEFELAAGTGRHNEAS; this is encoded by the coding sequence ATGTACACCGCCCTGCGGCTGCAGCGAAAACTGAAGCAGGAACTGCATCGGGGCACCGTCGAGATCATCGTGGTCGACCCCGAGCCGTACATGACGTACCAGCCCTTCCTGCCCGAGGCCGCGGCCGGTTCGATCTCCCCGCGCCATGTCGTCGTACCGCTGCGCCGGGTGCTGCCGCGGTGCAAGGTCGTCATCGGCGAGGTCACCGCCCTCGACCACGATGACCGCCGGGCCACCATCACCACCCTGGCCGCGGAGGAGACCGGCAACGGCGCCGTCGAGGTGGAGTACGACGAACTGGTCCTGGCGCCCGGCTCGGTCTCGCGCACCCTGCCCGTCCCGGGCCTGGCCGATGTCGGCATCGGCTTCAAGACGGTCGAGGAGGCCATCGGACTGCGCAACCACGTCCTCGCCCAGCTCGACATCGCCTCCTCCACCCGTGACCCCGCGGTCCGCGACGCCGCACTCACCTTCGTTTTCGTCGGCGGCGGGTACGCGGGCGTGGAGGCGCTGGCCGAACTGGAGGACATGGCCCGCTACGCCGTCCGCTACTACCACAACATCCAGCCCGAGGACATGAAGTGGATCCTGGTCGAGGCGACCGACCGGATCCTGCCCGAAGTGGGCCCCGACATGGGTCGTTACGCCGTCCGTGAGCTGCGCGCCCGCAACATCGACGTCCGGATGGAGACCCGGCTGGAGTCCTGTGAAAAACGGGTCGCCCGGCTCAGCGACGGCTCCCGCTTCCCGACCCGGACCCTGGTGTGGACCGCCGGCGTCAAACCGCACCCCATCCTGGCCGCGACCGGGCTGCCGCTGAACGCCCACGGCCGCCTCCGGTGCACCGCCGCGCTCCGGGTGGACGGCGTCGAGCACGCCTGGTCCGCCGGCGACGCGGCCGCGGTCCCCGACCTGACGGCCGCGCCGCCCACCAAGCCCGACGAGCCCCGAGCCCTGTGCGCACCCAACGCGCAGCACGCCGTCCGCCAGTCCAAGGTGCTCGCCGAGAACATCGCGGCGGCGGTGCGCGGCGGCCCGGTCCAGGACTACGCGCACAGCTACGCCGGCTCGGTGGCCTCGCTCGGCCTGCACAAGGGCGTGGCGCACGTCTACGGGCGCAAGCTGAAGGGCTACCCGGCGTGGTTCATGCACCGCGCCTACCACCTCAGCCGGGTGCCGACCTTCAACCGCAAGGCACGGGTGCTCGCCGAATGGACGCTGGCCGGCCTGTTCAAGCGCGAGATCGTCTCGCTCGGCTCGCTGGAGAACCCGCGTGCCGAGTTCGAACTCGCCGCGGGCACCGGACGGCACAACGAAGCCAGTTGA
- a CDS encoding TetR/AcrR family transcriptional regulator — MHIQGSHWQTNVAVAHAADDAGSMKEDHNGTNGAHGAGSGSGNGTGVRNGARTGTNGARTGTNGARTGTGAGGRSTPLRVDAQRNLEHVLRAAREVFGELGYGAPMEDVARRARVGVGTVYRRFPSKDVLVRRIAEEETARLTDQARTALGQEDDAWSALSRFLRTSVASGAGRLLPPGILRVSADADRLTEPAADGTDGPRVPDGLSEARIPDGLSDARVPQQRMAPGTDGVPADLRLVAARDTSEGEPGPADGAAPATAGDVDGADAGADAGAGAEEMAGADALLEVVGRLVERARTAGELRADVTVADILLVIATGAPTLPEPSHQQAASTRLLEILLEGLRSRPAE, encoded by the coding sequence ATGCACATTCAGGGCTCTCATTGGCAGACCAACGTCGCTGTGGCGCATGCCGCCGACGACGCCGGGAGCATGAAGGAAGACCACAACGGAACCAACGGCGCCCACGGCGCCGGCAGCGGTTCCGGCAACGGCACCGGTGTGAGGAACGGCGCCCGTACGGGGACGAACGGTGCCCGCACGGGGACGAACGGTGCCCGCACGGGGACGGGGGCCGGGGGCCGGAGCACGCCGCTGCGGGTGGATGCCCAGCGCAATCTGGAACATGTGCTGCGCGCCGCGCGCGAGGTGTTCGGCGAGCTGGGGTACGGCGCGCCCATGGAGGACGTGGCCCGGCGGGCCCGGGTCGGTGTCGGCACGGTCTACCGCCGTTTCCCCAGCAAGGACGTGCTGGTCCGCCGGATAGCCGAGGAGGAGACCGCACGGCTGACGGACCAGGCGCGTACGGCGCTGGGCCAGGAGGACGACGCGTGGTCCGCACTGTCCCGCTTCTTGCGGACCTCGGTCGCCTCGGGGGCCGGACGGCTGTTGCCGCCGGGCATTCTGCGGGTGAGCGCGGACGCCGACCGGCTCACGGAGCCGGCAGCGGACGGCACGGACGGGCCACGGGTGCCGGACGGGCTGAGCGAAGCACGGATCCCGGACGGCCTGAGTGACGCGCGGGTGCCGCAGCAGCGGATGGCACCCGGCACGGACGGGGTCCCGGCCGATCTCCGGCTGGTCGCCGCGCGTGACACCTCGGAGGGCGAGCCGGGCCCGGCGGACGGGGCAGCGCCGGCCACTGCCGGTGACGTCGACGGTGCCGATGCCGGTGCCGATGCCGGTGCCGGTGCCGAGGAGATGGCCGGCGCCGACGCGTTGCTGGAGGTCGTCGGGCGGCTCGTGGAGCGGGCCAGGACGGCGGGTGAGCTGCGTGCCGATGTGACGGTCGCCGACATCCTGTTAGTGATCGCCACGGGCGCGCCCACGCTGCCCGAACCCAGCCACCAGCAGGCCGCTTCCACGCGGCTGCTGGAGATTCTGCTGGAGGGGCTGCGTTCGCGCCCTGCTGAGTGA